A DNA window from Enterobacter asburiae contains the following coding sequences:
- the flhB gene encoding flagellar biosynthesis protein FlhB, whose protein sequence is MAEENDDKTEAPTPHRLEKAREEGQIPRSRELTSLLILIVGVCIIWWGGESLARKLAGMLSTGLRFDHSMVNDPNLILSQIIQLIKGAMVALLPLITGVVLVALVSPVMLGGLVFSAKSLQPKFSKLNPLPGIAKMFSAQTGAELLKAVLKSVLMGSSAGFYLWYHWPEMMRLISESPLTAMSNALNLVGLCALLVVLSIIPMVGFDVIFQLYTHFKKLRMSRQDIRDEYKQMEGDPHVKGRIRQMQRAAARRRMMDDVPKADVIVTNPTHYSVALRYDENKMSAPKVVAKGAGLIALRIREIGTENRVPILEAPPLARALYRHADIGQQIPGQLYAAVAEVLAWVWQLKRWRLAGGQRPVKPENLPVPAALDFMNEKDTDG, encoded by the coding sequence GTGGCAGAAGAGAACGACGACAAAACGGAAGCCCCCACACCCCACCGACTAGAAAAAGCGCGTGAGGAAGGGCAGATCCCCCGATCCCGAGAATTGACCTCCCTGCTGATCCTTATCGTAGGGGTGTGCATTATCTGGTGGGGCGGGGAGTCGCTCGCCCGCAAGCTGGCGGGAATGTTGTCCACCGGGTTACGTTTTGACCACAGCATGGTCAACGATCCGAATCTGATCCTCAGCCAGATTATTCAGCTTATTAAAGGGGCCATGGTCGCGCTGCTGCCCCTGATAACCGGGGTCGTGCTGGTCGCGCTGGTCTCTCCGGTGATGCTCGGCGGCCTGGTTTTTAGTGCCAAATCGCTGCAACCGAAATTTTCCAAACTGAACCCGCTGCCGGGTATCGCGAAAATGTTCTCTGCGCAGACCGGGGCTGAGCTGCTCAAAGCCGTTCTCAAATCGGTGCTGATGGGCAGTTCCGCGGGGTTTTACCTCTGGTACCACTGGCCGGAAATGATGCGTCTTATCAGCGAATCGCCGCTCACCGCGATGAGCAACGCGCTGAATCTGGTCGGGCTCTGCGCGCTGCTGGTGGTGCTCAGCATTATCCCGATGGTGGGTTTTGACGTGATCTTCCAGCTTTATACCCACTTCAAAAAGCTGCGCATGTCGCGTCAGGATATCCGTGACGAATATAAGCAGATGGAAGGTGACCCGCACGTGAAAGGGCGCATCCGCCAGATGCAGCGTGCCGCCGCCCGTCGCCGGATGATGGACGATGTGCCGAAGGCCGACGTCATCGTCACCAACCCGACACACTATTCCGTTGCGCTGCGCTATGACGAAAACAAAATGAGCGCGCCGAAAGTCGTTGCGAAAGGGGCGGGGCTGATCGCACTGCGTATCCGGGAAATTGGTACTGAAAACCGCGTGCCGATCCTGGAAGCCCCTCCGCTGGCGCGTGCGCTGTACCGCCATGCGGATATCGGACAACAGATCCCGGGACAACTTTACGCCGCCGTGGCGGAAGTGCTGGCCTGGGTGTGGCAGTTGAAGCGCTGGCGTCTGGCTGGCGGTCAGCGGCCTGTGAAACCTGAAAACCTTCCGGTGCCTGCCGCGCTGGATTTTATGAACGAGAAGGACACTGATGGCTAA
- a CDS encoding protein-glutamate methylesterase/protein-glutamine glutaminase — translation MSKIRVLSVDDSALMRQIMTEIINSHSDMEMVATAPDPLVARDLIKKYNPDVLTLDVEMPRMDGIDFLEKLMRLRPMPVVMVSSLTGKGSEITLRALELGAVDFVTKPQLGIREGMLAYSEMIAEKIRTASRAKLAAHTPLAAPATLKAGPLLSSEKLLVIGASTGGTEAIRHVLQPLPLSSPGILITQHMPPGFTRSFAERLNKLCQISVKEAEDGERVLPGHAYIAPGDKHMELSRSGANYQIKIHDGPPVNRHRPSVDVLFHSVAKHAGRNAVGVILTGMGNDGAAGMLAMHQAGAWTIAQNEASCVVFGMPREAINMGGVSEVVDLSQVSQQMLAKISAGQAIRI, via the coding sequence ATGAGTAAAATCAGGGTGTTGTCTGTCGATGATTCAGCGCTGATGCGTCAGATCATGACTGAAATTATCAATAGCCACAGCGACATGGAGATGGTGGCGACTGCGCCCGATCCTCTGGTAGCGCGGGATTTAATTAAAAAATATAACCCCGACGTGCTAACGCTGGATGTCGAGATGCCGCGCATGGATGGCATAGATTTCCTCGAAAAATTAATGCGGCTTCGGCCCATGCCGGTGGTGATGGTCTCCTCCCTGACCGGAAAAGGATCGGAAATCACCCTGCGCGCGCTGGAGCTGGGGGCGGTGGATTTTGTCACCAAACCGCAGCTTGGCATTCGCGAAGGGATGCTGGCCTACAGCGAAATGATTGCGGAGAAGATCCGCACCGCGTCGCGGGCGAAGCTTGCTGCCCATACGCCATTGGCCGCGCCTGCGACCCTGAAGGCCGGTCCCTTACTCAGCTCGGAAAAACTGCTGGTTATTGGAGCGTCAACCGGAGGAACAGAGGCAATTCGTCATGTACTCCAGCCATTGCCGCTTTCAAGTCCGGGTATTCTGATCACTCAGCATATGCCGCCAGGCTTTACCCGTTCGTTCGCCGAACGCCTGAACAAGCTGTGCCAGATCAGCGTGAAGGAGGCGGAAGACGGCGAGCGCGTGCTCCCGGGACATGCCTATATCGCCCCGGGCGACAAGCATATGGAGCTGTCGCGCAGCGGCGCTAACTATCAAATCAAAATTCATGACGGACCGCCGGTCAACCGGCACCGTCCGTCGGTGGATGTGCTGTTTCATTCGGTGGCGAAACATGCGGGGCGCAACGCCGTTGGGGTGATCCTGACGGGGATGGGCAACGATGGTGCCGCCGGAATGCTTGCAATGCACCAGGCTGGCGCCTGGACGATTGCGCAGAATGAAGCAAGTTGTGTGGTGTTCGGCATGCCGCGCGAGGCCATCAATATGGGTGGCGTGAGCGAAGTGGTCGATCTTAGCCAGGTAAGCCAGCAGATGCTGGCGAAAATCAGTGCCGGACAGGCAATACGTATTTGA
- a CDS encoding fimbrial protein: MTTILTKRAVWASLATALSLAATSPCRAATLLHNCFSTPQAYTTSFDHEFSSSENIANHDYDVPNHLVGNGPVIVANCSCPGNMFSSSMVYEKTFAGSPLNPGTNGYGYLTEKIDADITAYADAINSPDGTSLTPLPVNEYPTSRGNMRSTTENALAKTEGNANVCNSSTQPSNAAVIKRNFRWNVVAILLHVKKPILGQEVIPSTIVAQNYACLYFGTGTSCDPGQAEQVSDIWFSGTLSAPLSCTINAGSTIEVEFGSIVSKQFVIKGQPPKRYAIKNVDIAYHCDDNAVGNTDRIKLTLTADQGVADSSTPYIAKLLDRDDLGVRVYDEHSQNVALDGTYEFPVTMDAQGNGVVKIQAVPVSTTNASPAPGRFEGNVTVKMDLR; the protein is encoded by the coding sequence ATGACAACTATACTCACGAAACGGGCCGTCTGGGCTTCATTGGCCACGGCATTGAGCCTGGCCGCAACCAGCCCGTGCAGGGCCGCGACTTTACTTCATAACTGCTTCAGTACGCCGCAAGCCTACACCACGTCGTTCGATCATGAGTTTTCGTCCAGCGAAAATATTGCCAATCATGACTATGATGTGCCAAATCATCTGGTCGGCAATGGCCCGGTGATAGTGGCCAACTGCAGCTGTCCCGGAAATATGTTTTCTTCGAGCATGGTCTATGAAAAAACGTTTGCCGGAAGCCCGCTGAATCCTGGAACAAACGGATACGGCTACTTGACCGAAAAGATCGATGCCGATATCACCGCCTATGCGGATGCAATCAACTCTCCGGACGGCACTTCTTTGACCCCGTTACCTGTCAATGAATACCCGACGTCCAGAGGTAATATGCGTAGCACTACCGAGAATGCACTCGCCAAAACGGAGGGAAATGCCAACGTTTGCAATAGCAGCACCCAGCCGAGCAACGCCGCTGTTATAAAGCGTAATTTCCGCTGGAACGTCGTTGCGATCCTGCTTCACGTTAAAAAACCCATCCTGGGTCAAGAGGTGATCCCTTCGACGATCGTCGCGCAAAACTATGCCTGCCTCTATTTCGGCACGGGGACAAGCTGCGATCCCGGGCAGGCAGAACAGGTCTCTGATATCTGGTTTAGCGGCACGTTATCTGCGCCGCTAAGCTGCACTATCAACGCAGGCAGCACCATTGAGGTTGAGTTCGGCAGCATCGTCAGCAAGCAATTCGTCATTAAGGGGCAACCGCCGAAACGTTATGCTATCAAAAACGTTGATATTGCCTACCACTGTGATGATAACGCAGTGGGAAACACGGACCGGATAAAGCTCACGCTAACCGCTGATCAGGGGGTCGCGGACAGCAGTACGCCGTACATTGCAAAACTTCTGGACAGGGACGATCTCGGGGTGCGTGTATATGATGAACACAGTCAGAACGTCGCGCTGGACGGGACCTATGAGTTTCCGGTGACGATGGACGCGCAGGGAAACGGTGTGGTCAAAATTCAGGCTGTACCGGTCAGCACGACCAATGCCTCCCCGGCCCCCGGCCGCTTTGAAGGTAACGTGACGGTGAAGATGGATCTTCGCTAA
- a CDS encoding molecular chaperone, with the protein MRILLQVLLCIPVIASTFCHAAGIQIGRTRIIYDAAKKEVALPLQNNDKELPWLIQSWTDTGDGKTHGPFIVTPPLFRLDPQKEQSLRITWNGTTLAGDKESLFYMNVRTVPATATDEGDKNVLRLIYKTRLKLFWRPVGLSGTPYESCKNLRFARHGQQLTVINEGAFYSVFDSLALGAHKVEKADMVAPKSRADIPLPDNAQGTSVTWRCITDYGNASEKYTATLAQD; encoded by the coding sequence ATGCGCATTTTACTCCAGGTCTTATTATGCATCCCTGTTATTGCAAGCACCTTTTGTCACGCAGCAGGTATTCAGATCGGTCGCACACGCATAATCTACGATGCCGCGAAAAAGGAAGTTGCCCTGCCCTTACAAAATAATGATAAAGAGCTTCCATGGTTAATACAGTCATGGACGGATACAGGTGATGGCAAAACGCACGGACCGTTTATCGTGACACCGCCTCTCTTTCGGCTCGATCCGCAAAAAGAGCAAAGCCTGCGTATTACCTGGAACGGGACAACCTTAGCAGGCGATAAAGAATCTCTGTTCTATATGAACGTACGAACCGTTCCTGCCACGGCTACGGATGAGGGAGACAAAAACGTCCTGCGGTTAATCTATAAAACGCGTCTGAAACTGTTCTGGCGCCCAGTCGGACTGAGCGGTACGCCCTATGAATCCTGCAAAAACCTGCGCTTCGCGCGTCATGGTCAGCAGCTCACTGTCATCAACGAGGGGGCATTCTACAGCGTCTTTGATTCACTTGCGCTGGGAGCGCACAAAGTGGAGAAAGCCGACATGGTTGCCCCTAAATCCCGCGCTGACATTCCTCTTCCTGACAATGCTCAGGGAACGAGCGTCACCTGGCGCTGCATAACCGATTACGGCAATGCTTCCGAAAAATACACCGCCACCCTGGCGCAGGATTAA
- a CDS encoding fimbrial protein, with amino-acid sequence MDLKKNIIAGLALATLSMNGFAAEMNAGTIHFTGEIIESSCTIQGDDGTDSTIPLGTYPTSLFNTVGKETALTEFSITLANCPLTSAGLPAVQLTFNGPTTLTKTKTLLDVSKITTTGETAATGIGIAVSPAGKDDKLITMDGAEGQIYIELATKSEDTIKADFNARYKSFADAVTAGPADADMTVNILYR; translated from the coding sequence ATGGATTTAAAAAAGAATATTATTGCGGGCTTAGCCCTTGCAACACTGTCGATGAATGGTTTCGCCGCAGAAATGAATGCTGGCACTATTCACTTCACGGGTGAAATTATCGAATCAAGCTGCACCATTCAGGGTGACGACGGCACGGACAGTACTATACCACTGGGTACCTATCCTACATCATTGTTTAATACCGTTGGGAAGGAGACCGCACTTACGGAGTTCTCCATTACGCTGGCGAACTGCCCGTTAACAAGCGCTGGGCTTCCAGCTGTTCAGCTGACCTTTAACGGCCCAACGACCCTGACCAAGACCAAGACGCTACTGGACGTCAGTAAAATTACCACCACGGGCGAAACCGCGGCCACCGGTATCGGCATTGCCGTCAGCCCGGCGGGTAAAGATGATAAGCTCATCACGATGGATGGCGCTGAAGGGCAGATCTATATCGAACTGGCGACAAAATCCGAAGATACGATTAAAGCTGATTTTAATGCCCGCTATAAATCATTTGCAGATGCGGTTACCGCCGGTCCGGCAGATGCTGATATGACGGTAAATATTCTTTACCGTTAA
- a CDS encoding fimbria/pilus outer membrane usher protein produces the protein MSYERLFRPNPLLRCLGGVLLIASFSTLAREYRFSPSSLEGDMLAQQDIDLSLFSKSNAQLPGTYSSRVQVNEHRLSTTSIAYVSSPEGSLIPQLTPDMLRAWGVAIDQYPALLALPANKALPKDISNYIPQSSARLDFSTMTLALSIPQAALRSTGRDYIDPSRWDDGVPVLFSDYAFSGSKNKESGDNSATSQYLNLRTGANLGGWRVRNYSTWSNSENENLWENINTFLQHDVDALKAQFTAGESNTRGEVFDSLQYRGVNLASDEEMLPYSQRGYAPVIRGIASSNAEVSVRQNGYLIYQQNVAPGAFEIDDLYSTTNSGDLDVTVKEADGTEHHFTQPYSSIAVMLRPGRMKYEMTAGRYRAESGSDQKEPDFFQGSMIYGLNNLLTWFGGLTLSKDYNAANTGAGLALGPLGSLSADVTMADTRLDDNSQHTGQSWRLLYTGKLDSTDTNFSLGSYRYSSRGYYSFADANQKHDGHEDDLQFRYNKRNRIQASVSQTVAGVSLYLNGYQQDYWGTSKKERNLSLGFNTVVSGTSYHIAYTYSKTNGDESDRMVSLGFSIPLARWLPRAWSSYNISNTKNGYTRQNVGLSGTLLEDERLSYSLQQSHSNHDGEDISSVYGSYRSQYANLTAGYYASTDHSQQLNYGISGGIVAHPQGITLAQPLGSQFAIVNANDASGVRFLNQRGIQTDWQGNAVIPSLTPYQENNIRIDTSSLPENVDSSDTAITVIPSRNAAVLARFDAHTGYRMLVTLKRPNGLPVPFGAIATSSDPVMSGIIDETGTVYLAGIGETAQLIVKWGNGTGQQCRASITQQSANQTESPNGIRSVSELCQQE, from the coding sequence ATGTCATACGAGCGGCTCTTTAGACCGAATCCGCTACTTCGCTGCCTTGGCGGTGTCTTGCTCATCGCGAGCTTCTCGACGCTGGCCCGTGAGTATCGTTTCTCACCCTCATCGCTTGAAGGAGACATGCTGGCCCAGCAGGATATCGACCTTTCACTCTTTTCAAAGTCGAATGCTCAGCTACCCGGCACCTATTCTTCACGAGTGCAGGTGAACGAACACCGCCTGAGCACCACCAGTATCGCTTACGTCAGCTCCCCGGAAGGGTCACTGATACCGCAGCTCACACCGGATATGCTGCGGGCATGGGGGGTTGCTATCGACCAGTATCCCGCCTTGCTTGCATTACCCGCCAATAAGGCTTTGCCTAAAGATATCAGCAACTATATCCCCCAGTCCTCCGCGCGGCTTGATTTTTCAACCATGACATTAGCGTTGAGTATTCCTCAGGCCGCGTTAAGAAGTACCGGTCGCGATTACATCGATCCCTCGCGCTGGGACGACGGTGTTCCCGTGTTGTTCAGTGACTACGCTTTCTCAGGATCAAAAAATAAGGAGAGCGGCGACAACAGCGCCACCAGTCAGTATCTGAATTTGCGCACCGGCGCCAACCTGGGTGGCTGGCGAGTGCGCAACTATTCAACGTGGAGCAATTCAGAGAATGAAAACCTGTGGGAAAACATCAATACCTTCCTCCAGCATGACGTTGACGCCCTCAAGGCACAGTTCACGGCCGGAGAAAGCAACACGCGGGGCGAGGTATTTGATAGCTTACAGTACCGGGGCGTTAACCTTGCGTCGGATGAAGAGATGCTTCCCTACAGCCAACGCGGCTATGCCCCTGTCATACGCGGCATCGCCAGTTCAAATGCGGAAGTCTCGGTGCGCCAGAATGGCTACCTCATCTATCAGCAAAATGTCGCGCCGGGCGCGTTCGAAATCGACGATCTCTACTCCACGACCAACAGCGGCGATCTGGACGTTACGGTGAAAGAAGCTGACGGCACCGAGCATCACTTTACGCAGCCCTACTCCAGTATCGCGGTTATGCTGCGGCCTGGGCGTATGAAGTACGAAATGACAGCAGGCCGTTATCGTGCTGAAAGCGGGAGCGACCAAAAGGAACCCGATTTTTTCCAGGGCAGCATGATTTACGGTTTAAATAACCTTCTCACCTGGTTTGGAGGGCTGACGCTCTCGAAAGACTATAACGCAGCCAATACCGGTGCCGGTCTGGCGCTCGGGCCGCTGGGCTCGCTGTCCGCTGACGTTACCATGGCCGACACCCGGCTAGACGATAACAGCCAGCATACCGGCCAGTCATGGCGTTTGCTTTATACCGGTAAGCTGGATTCGACCGATACCAACTTCAGCCTCGGCAGCTACCGATACTCCAGCCGCGGGTATTACAGCTTTGCCGACGCCAACCAAAAGCATGACGGCCACGAAGACGATCTGCAGTTTCGTTACAATAAACGCAACCGCATTCAGGCCAGCGTTAGCCAAACCGTTGCTGGGGTAAGTCTGTATCTTAACGGCTATCAGCAGGATTACTGGGGCACCTCTAAAAAAGAGCGCAACCTGTCTCTGGGATTCAATACCGTTGTTTCCGGCACGAGCTATCACATTGCCTATACGTACAGCAAAACCAACGGCGACGAGTCTGACAGGATGGTTTCTTTGGGATTTAGCATTCCTCTCGCCAGATGGCTGCCACGCGCCTGGAGTAGCTATAACATCAGCAACACTAAAAATGGCTATACGCGGCAAAACGTGGGCCTCAGCGGCACGCTTCTGGAGGATGAGCGTCTGAGCTACTCGTTGCAGCAGAGCCACTCCAACCACGACGGGGAAGATATCAGCAGCGTCTATGGCAGCTACCGCTCGCAGTACGCCAATCTGACCGCCGGATATTACGCTTCCACCGATCACTCTCAGCAGCTTAACTACGGCATTAGCGGCGGTATTGTTGCCCATCCTCAGGGCATCACGCTGGCTCAACCTTTAGGAAGCCAGTTTGCTATCGTCAACGCCAACGATGCTTCCGGCGTCCGTTTCCTGAACCAGCGGGGTATTCAGACCGACTGGCAGGGTAACGCAGTCATTCCATCGCTCACTCCGTACCAGGAGAATAATATTCGTATTGATACCTCGAGCCTGCCGGAAAATGTGGACAGCAGCGATACCGCCATCACCGTCATTCCCTCGCGCAACGCGGCAGTTCTGGCCAGATTTGACGCCCACACAGGCTACCGGATGCTGGTCACCCTGAAGCGTCCAAACGGTCTCCCCGTTCCGTTCGGCGCCATCGCGACCAGTAGCGACCCGGTGATGAGCGGCATTATCGATGAAACCGGCACAGTCTATCTGGCAGGCATTGGAGAGACCGCGCAGCTCATCGTGAAATGGGGTAACGGCACGGGCCAACAGTGCCGCGCCAGCATTACGCAACAGTCAGCTAACCAAACCGAAAGCCCTAACGGTATTCGCTCGGTTAGCGAGCTTTGTCAGCAGGAATAA
- the cheZ gene encoding protein phosphatase CheZ, with translation MLQPAMKPVEEHSPSDIIVRIGSLTRMLRDSLRELGLDQAIAEAAEAIPDARDRLDYVVQMTAQAAERALNSVEASQPHQDAMEKGAKALSKRWDEWFENPIELADARELVTDTRQYLGDVPGHTSFTNAQLLDIMMAQDFQDLTGQVIKRMMDVIQEIERQLLMVLLENIPEPAARPKRENESLLNGPQLDASKAGVVASQDQVDDLLDSLGF, from the coding sequence ATGTTGCAACCTGCTATGAAACCCGTTGAAGAACACTCGCCGAGCGATATTATCGTCCGCATCGGCAGCCTGACGCGCATGCTGCGTGACAGCCTGCGTGAGCTGGGTCTGGATCAGGCGATTGCCGAAGCGGCGGAAGCCATTCCTGATGCCCGCGATCGTCTGGACTATGTTGTGCAGATGACCGCTCAGGCCGCGGAACGTGCGCTGAACAGCGTCGAAGCGTCACAGCCGCACCAGGATGCGATGGAAAAGGGGGCGAAAGCGCTGAGCAAACGCTGGGACGAGTGGTTTGAGAACCCTATCGAGCTGGCGGATGCCCGTGAGCTGGTGACGGATACCCGTCAGTACCTGGGTGATGTGCCGGGGCACACCAGCTTCACCAACGCCCAGCTGCTGGACATCATGATGGCGCAGGATTTCCAGGACCTGACCGGTCAGGTGATCAAGCGCATGATGGATGTTATCCAGGAGATTGAGCGTCAGCTGCTGATGGTTCTGCTGGAGAACATCCCGGAACCGGCGGCCCGTCCAAAACGCGAGAACGAAAGCCTGCTCAATGGTCCACAGCTCGACGCCAGCAAGGCGGGCGTTGTGGCAAGCCAGGATCAGGTAGACGATCTGCTCGACAGCCTCGGCTTCTGA
- the cheY gene encoding chemotaxis response regulator CheY codes for MADKELKFLVVDDFSTMRRIVRNLLKELGFNNVEEAEDGVDALNKLQAGGFGFVISDWNMPNMDGLELLKTIRADAGMASMPVLMVTAEAKKENIIAAAQAGASGYVVKPFTAATLEEKLGKIFEKLGM; via the coding sequence ATGGCGGATAAAGAGCTTAAGTTTTTGGTTGTGGATGACTTTTCCACCATGCGTCGCATCGTGCGCAACCTGCTGAAAGAGCTGGGCTTCAACAACGTTGAAGAAGCAGAAGACGGCGTTGATGCGCTGAACAAACTGCAGGCTGGCGGGTTTGGTTTTGTTATCTCCGACTGGAACATGCCAAACATGGACGGTCTGGAACTGCTGAAAACCATTCGTGCTGATGCCGGAATGGCGTCTATGCCGGTTCTGATGGTTACTGCAGAAGCGAAAAAAGAGAACATCATTGCCGCTGCACAGGCGGGCGCAAGCGGCTATGTGGTGAAGCCATTCACCGCGGCAACCCTGGAAGAGAAGCTCGGTAAGATCTTCGAGAAACTCGGCATGTGA
- the cheR gene encoding protein-glutamate O-methyltransferase CheR, which translates to MTSPMPPGQTSLLLQMTQRLALSDAHFRRICQLIYQRAGIVLADHKRDMVYNRLVRRLRTLGLDDFGRYLSMLEANQNSAEWQAFINSLTTNLTAFFREAHHFPVLAEHARRRTGEYRVWSAAASTGEEPYSLAITLADTLGMTPGRWKVYASDIDTEVLEKARNGVYRQDELKTLSPQQLQRYFMRGTGPHEGLVRVRQELANCVEFAPVNLLDKQYNVPGPFDAIFCRNVMIYFDKTTQQDILRRFVPLLKPDGLLFAGHSENFSNLAREFSLRGQTVYALSKEKA; encoded by the coding sequence ATGACATCACCAATGCCCCCTGGGCAAACGTCATTATTGTTGCAGATGACACAGCGCCTCGCGCTGTCCGACGCGCATTTTCGTCGGATATGTCAGTTAATCTACCAGCGTGCGGGGATCGTGCTTGCGGATCATAAGCGGGACATGGTCTACAACCGTCTGGTGCGGCGCTTGCGTACGCTGGGGCTGGATGATTTTGGCCGCTATCTGAGCATGCTCGAGGCGAACCAGAACAGCGCAGAGTGGCAGGCTTTTATTAACTCGTTAACCACCAACCTGACGGCGTTTTTCCGTGAAGCTCACCACTTCCCGGTCCTGGCCGAGCACGCCCGCCGTCGCACCGGGGAGTATCGCGTATGGAGCGCGGCCGCCTCGACGGGTGAAGAGCCGTACTCGCTGGCGATAACCCTTGCTGACACCCTGGGCATGACGCCCGGACGCTGGAAAGTCTACGCCAGCGATATCGATACCGAGGTGCTGGAGAAGGCGCGTAACGGCGTGTATCGCCAGGATGAACTGAAAACGCTGTCGCCGCAGCAGCTGCAGCGTTATTTCATGCGCGGCACGGGCCCGCATGAAGGCCTGGTGCGCGTACGCCAGGAGCTGGCGAACTGCGTCGAATTCGCGCCCGTTAACCTGCTGGATAAGCAGTACAACGTGCCGGGGCCGTTCGATGCCATTTTTTGCCGTAACGTCATGATCTATTTTGATAAAACGACGCAACAGGACATTTTGCGTCGGTTTGTTCCGTTGCTCAAGCCTGACGGTTTACTGTTTGCCGGGCACTCGGAAAACTTCAGCAACCTCGCGCGTGAGTTTAGCCTGCGTGGGCAAACGGTATATGCGCTGAGTAAGGAAAAAGCATGA
- the tap gene encoding methyl-accepting chemotaxis protein IV has product MLNRIRISTTLFLILILCGVLQVGSNGLSFWAFRDGYQNLQEVEASNQQRSALAQTRAVLLQASTALNKAGTLTALSYPPDDIKALMATARDSLKQADAQFKAFTAQAADSEKEKALKAAMKTNFEQWYSDLDHQATWLENNQLSDFMTAPVQASQAAFDGSFNAWQQDINQSVQRAGDQSRQSYHMSGVIFAVVVILAGLLTGGALLWSRRMIVQPLAIISSHFDSIAKGDLARPVAVFGKNEISAIFASLKAMQGSLRETVSDVRQGSYAMHTGISEIAAGNNDLSSRTEQQAASLAQTAASMEQLTATVGQNADNARQASDLSKQAAMTAKKGGDQASHVASTMQEIATSSQKIGDIISVIDGIAFQTNILALNAAVEAARAGEQGRGFAVVAGEVRNLASRSANAAKEIKVLIEESVSRVQQGSTLVDTAAKTMHEIVTSVTRVNDIMGEIASASDEQRRGIEQVAQAVSQMDQVTQQNASLVEEAAAATDQLASQADRLTGLVAVFNVKEHVEAVTEVGRSQAVPVVS; this is encoded by the coding sequence ATGTTAAATCGTATTCGTATCTCGACCACACTGTTTTTGATTCTGATCCTTTGCGGTGTGTTGCAGGTTGGCAGTAACGGGTTGTCTTTTTGGGCGTTTCGCGATGGCTATCAGAATTTGCAGGAAGTTGAGGCGAGTAATCAGCAGCGCTCCGCACTGGCACAAACGCGTGCCGTGCTGTTGCAGGCAAGCACTGCGCTGAATAAGGCGGGAACCTTAACCGCGCTGAGTTATCCGCCGGATGACATTAAAGCGCTGATGGCGACCGCGCGCGACAGCCTGAAGCAGGCTGACGCACAGTTTAAAGCCTTTACGGCGCAGGCCGCCGACAGTGAGAAAGAGAAAGCGCTGAAGGCCGCCATGAAGACGAACTTTGAGCAGTGGTACAGCGATCTGGACCACCAGGCGACGTGGCTTGAGAACAACCAGCTTTCGGACTTTATGACTGCACCGGTTCAGGCGTCTCAGGCGGCGTTTGACGGCAGCTTTAACGCGTGGCAGCAGGATATTAACCAGTCTGTTCAGCGTGCCGGTGACCAGAGCCGTCAAAGCTATCACATGTCGGGCGTCATCTTTGCCGTGGTGGTGATTCTGGCAGGGCTGCTGACCGGCGGGGCGCTGCTCTGGTCGCGCAGAATGATTGTGCAGCCGCTGGCGATTATCAGCAGCCACTTCGACAGTATTGCGAAAGGGGACCTGGCGCGTCCGGTGGCGGTGTTCGGCAAGAACGAAATTTCGGCGATCTTTGCCAGCCTGAAGGCGATGCAGGGATCCCTGCGGGAAACGGTGAGCGACGTGCGGCAGGGCAGTTATGCCATGCACACTGGGATCTCTGAGATTGCGGCGGGGAACAACGATCTCTCGTCCCGCACCGAGCAGCAGGCGGCCTCGCTGGCGCAGACGGCGGCCAGCATGGAGCAGTTAACCGCGACGGTAGGCCAGAACGCCGATAACGCGCGTCAGGCGTCTGACCTGTCAAAACAGGCGGCGATGACGGCGAAGAAAGGCGGCGACCAGGCGTCCCATGTCGCCAGCACCATGCAGGAGATTGCCACCAGCTCGCAGAAAATTGGTGACATCATCAGCGTGATTGACGGTATCGCGTTCCAGACCAACATTCTGGCGCTGAATGCCGCCGTGGAAGCGGCGCGCGCCGGTGAGCAAGGGCGCGGGTTTGCGGTGGTGGCGGGGGAGGTGCGTAACCTGGCGAGCCGCAGCGCCAACGCGGCGAAAGAGATTAAGGTGCTGATCGAAGAGTCGGTTTCGCGTGTTCAGCAGGGCTCAACGCTGGTGGATACGGCGGCGAAAACCATGCACGAGATCGTCACCTCCGTGACGCGGGTGAACGACATCATGGGCGAGATTGCCTCTGCGTCGGATGAACAGCGTCGCGGGATTGAGCAGGTTGCCCAGGCCGTCAGCCAGATGGATCAGGTGACGCAACAAAACGCCTCGTTAGTTGAGGAAGCTGCAGCGGCAACCGATCAGCTGGCCAGCCAGGCGGATCGTCTGACCGGACTGGTCGCGGTATTTAATGTGAAAGAGCACGTTGAAGCAGTAACAGAAGTCGGGCGGTCGCAGGCCGTGCCAGTTGTATCCTGA